The genomic stretch CTCACTTCATTCTTCGCCCACTCTCCCTTTTTCTCTATTCTGTACACCTTAGAACCACATGACACTCGCTAAACCGAATCTGCATATGGGCCAATTGCCTCAGCTTGGGCTCTCTATCAAGAGTCAAGGATTGAAGCATGGTGGGGAGATGACTAACGGGAATCCCCAATTTGCCACTTTGAAGTGAAGATGGATTTTCAAAGGGGGAGGCATTAGGATAGTAGGCAAAGAAACAATAATAACCACTGATTGAAAAAGAAAACACTCGAGATTTTAATTAGAATATGCACCCGGAAAACAAGTTATGAAGTCGTTCAATACCAGGCCATTAATTGCAACAGTTACGATTCAGCACTTTAACCTCTAAAGTAACCCCGCATCCAGAGGAGCCCAATCCTTATCACATTTACTATTCATACGTTCACCCTATTTCTTTTTGTCTCTCTTCCTATAATTCAATTCTTAATTGTGGGTTGTTAACAGTGGGACATATTAAGTTGCATACCTTCTGTTTGATTCTCTGAACTGCTGTCGGATCTTTCTTATTTATAATTTCGTATGAAACAAGGATCACATCTTTCAATGGCCGGGGAGTTTCTTCAACCTTGCCAGCAAGAAACATGCATACTGTTGCAACGGTCTGCAAAACATTGTAAGTAATTAATTTTTACCATGTCTTTAACTTAATATTTCATCCTACATACTATTGAACATGCATCCTGTGAAGATAAAAAAACAATTGGTGACTAAGCATTCAGACATGTATAATTGACGGGAGTACATGTCCATGGACTTAAATAAATGCTGAAAAAAATAGGAAAGTCTAACAAATAGAAGATAAAGATGACAATAGATCCATAAGTTTGCTAAATAAAGAAAAAGGAATCCAATacagaaaaacacaagaaatatcGGCTGTAAAATTTTTGTTCAAAACAATATAACAAAAGCATAAAATAATATGTGAACATAGATAGCACAGCAAGAACTCAAACAACTGACAGAGTATGAAGTAGGCTGATGACCGACATAGAACAATTCTACAAATGCAATTTATGTTTAGCCAACAATAATCATATTATAAGGAAAGTCATTAAACTGAATTCATAATAGTTATTTCTAACCTGGTATGCTATGAGGCTACAAACTTATAAAACAAATAAGCATCAATCCATCGGTTTAacatgaaaataatttataatcatCATCACCCAAGATGCACAAAATATTAAGCCACGCATAAATATTAATATCTTTGAATCTTATACGAACCAGAGAATAAAACCAATCATACTACCATAGTATGTACATAGTTTTGATACCTAAATAGCTAAATAGTTATTCACATCACACTTCAATGATTATTGCCTACAGACTAACCAAGATAGATGATGGAAGTAGTAGAAAAATATCAAACAAAATATGATATTGTTATTTCATCGGCGGAATAATCCGTAATAACCCAACTCATAAAGCTCACTGATCTCATGAGTTTGAGTTGCCACCGGAATCCTACTCTAATCAACCAAACCACATTGTGATTTATGAGCACGGGATCAGTAAATTGCATAGTGTTTACAATTGTCCTCAGATCCATAAGGTATGGTAGGATAGTGATTGACTCACTAGGCCTAGATTAAAACTATCCAGTTAGTTGGATGACTGAAAAAGGAAAATATAATATTCTCATAATAATTTCTCTCAACAATGTAGcattatgcatttaatgtgaTAATTTCAGAAATTGATATACAATAAAGATAAAATACAAGTCCAACACCAATAAAAAAACAAGCTAAACATTAACCAAAAATCTGGCTGATTGCCACAACTTCTATATTCAACTGCTGACAATAAAACTACCGATAGATAGGCTGCTAACTCTTTCGCCTATATATGCCAATCATTGTATAACATACAGTATAACATACACCTTTCCATTTCACAGTACCCTACAAAATACATGGATTCTAACAAATGGAATTATCATAACAAAATACCCAACAATCTATATTGACTATCCAACCAAAAAACGCATATGCATAAAATTTATTCATGCTTCAATCAGATAACAATTTACCCCATAAAATGTGTGAATTTGAATTACAAAATACAGACTCACCCTCCTGTCATTCTTTGCATGGGACTGCCGCAGAAAGAATCTGTGACAAAATATTATTGCTGTTGCAATAGTTACTTGAGGTCTGCATCAGATTTAAATCAGTATCAACATCAGGATAAAAGAAGATCAGTAATTTTGTCACCATTTATGAGAAATTTTAAAATGATAAGAAACAAACCTTTCCATAAATTTCTAGAAATATAATCTATAGACACGTTAACTCATTAGAATAATCCTAACGAGCTCCAATAAAGAAACAAACCACATATAAAATAATCTTACCTTAagaaagattttaaaaataatttgccGACAACAGTACATAATATAAAGAGAAACCAAGAATACTTGCAATGATGCAATGTCTTAAATGgaacataaaataaaaaggagTTATTGCAGTTAAGATAGTTGTCTAAGGCTACCAATAAAACTCACACTTTAAGTCTCATGCCTAAATCTTGCAGAAATGTACAGTATGATTTGCGTAGGTATGTTTCTTTCTTCAAATCTATGCCGTCTCCTTGGGATGGTGAATTCTCTTCAATCTCCTTCCTCGAAAAATACCATCTTGATCCATCCTCTGGCTTCTCTTCAGAGTATCTTTGAGAACCAACTTGATGTGCTCCTTGTTGAGAGGCATCACCAAGCAACAATCCAGCCATGAACCGAAAGCTGGTTAAACTTGGTTTGGAAATATATTTATACAAATTTCACAATGCAGTGATCACGACTCTAATGTCCAACTGTTCCCTGTCCAATAAGTACACTTATgagaaacaaataataaaaacacaAATCACTAATTTGCaagataaataatttaattcccAATTATGTTACAACgtccttctttctttgttttaATCTGGATATAAATAATTGAATGTGCACTAGGTGTTTAGAAAAACGAAACTTCTTCATAACTACTTATTTAATGAGCACTAATTAGGGGTGTCAAACAGGCAAACCCGCTTCGCAAAAGCCGGTAAAAATGGGGCGGGGCAGTGTGAGCATAGTAGAGGGTGCGGGCCTAAAACTTTGGTCCACCCCGCAAAAGTATGAAGGCGGGGTGGGGCGAGACTAACGAGCCCTACACCTCTAAAGCCTAAAAGTAACAAAACTCATGTTAATGCCCGCGCTCGCAAAAGTCTGCAAAAAATGGGACAGGCCGCAGGCGAACATAGTAGAGGGTGAGGGCCTAAAACTTGGGTCCACCCCCGCAAAAGAATGCGGACAAAAAATTCAGccagacccgttttgccacccctaacacTAATCatataaatacttccaaaaaaaTTATTTCCACCATTAAAGAGATTACATGATTAACCATCACATTAGATCTGAGTAAGTTCTTTTAACAAGCTATTTAAACGTGCATACGAAAAATAAACTCAAGACCGCTAGTAGACATATAATCTATTTACATTAACTCTTCCAATTTCCAAACACTTGAGCAGATGATTATAGAATAAGTCTAAATAAGCTCTTTAATGGCCCTAGTGACTATAATATGTTACTTATGATGTTAACCAATCTCACATTTAGCAAATTTATTCTCACAAAAAAAGTAGGTACAAATATTTTCTTACAACACTATCATTCACTGATATATGATGAACATGTATACAACAGGGAACTTCACATCAATCTCAAACAATTCATCTTCCTCAATAAACCTTATCAAACTACTGTTCCATATACCACTCATAAattatcaatcataaaaaaaaatttaaaaaacaaacaaaatttcaGTCATAGCCATATGTAAAACTAAACATGAATAAAATTAACCGTTACCTGAAGCAAAAAGCGAAACTGAAGTTCAGTTTCAGAGCAGGAGAAAAAAAATCGATGAGAGCGATTCTCCGTGACCAGTGGGAACGCGAAACCGAAACCAGTGAGGAACAACCTGTGATGCGGCAAAGGGGGAGATGGAGTGAGAGGTTGGTCACGGTGTGTGGGTTTGTGCAGAGAAACGGAGAAGGAGGAGGAGAAGAATTGGGAAAATTTGTTGAATTTTGGAATTAGGGTTTAGAGTGATGTTGAAGAGAGAAGATACAGACTCGCCGTATCACCGACCAATGTATCttgatattttctttctctttcctttTGTTTAATAATAGCgcttttcaaataaaattaatttaaaaaaaatttgataaaaatgaaagaatgatttagAAAATTTCTCAACCCACCCCATAACATTTAGGCGTACCACCGAAATGACAATTTTGTCCTCGTGCTTTCATAGATGGATCTTCGGAAGcacattttttttgtttgagtttactttgtttcgtagatgcatctacggaaacatTTCGTAGATTCATATACGGAAGAGTTTGATGTTATAGTTCGCGCCAGACCATTCCCCTCCTCATTCTTCAGTTTTTATTTGCTCTCTCTCTCAAAAACTCTCCCGACCCAAAAATCAAACAACTCCCTCCATTGCATTTTTTTCTCTCAAGTTCGGCCGGCATTGTTAACATCAACAACCTACACATTCCATCAAGTTTAAATATCAATTTAATCGgtaaattttcaatattttgagttattttagagtagTTGTGAAATCGAATTAGAATTCGATATTTAGGTGTATAGTTGATTGGATAGGTTTAGAAATAGTGTTTATAGACAATGTAGGTAATGTTTTAGGGTTTAAACGCACGATCAAGGCACAAAAATGGTTTTTCTGGTGATTGAACAGTGGAGAAGACGTCATTGTGGCGTTCTCTGCTTTCAGtagcttccgtagatccatctacgaaaGAGATGTATGTTAAGgcacttctgtagatgcatctacggaaacacCCAAAGTTTTTGAAAGAAAGGtccttccgtagatccatctacggaagagtatttttctgtttttattttatgtttatttataaatacgcAATTTCTAACTCGATCATTTTGTATCATAATGTAGACATCATGACTCATGGTCCGGATAGGGACATACATGGTAGGACAGCACAGCACGCATTCGTTCGGTGAGAACGGACGTTGTGCACAGTATCTCAGGTGACCAATGGAGTTGCGGTTGTACCTGACCCACCTTCTACTTCTACATCCGACACACCCGCTTCAGCCGGGCCCATTCTTTCACCTGCATCAGCCAAGCCTACTCCATCACCCGCTCCAGCCGCGCCCATTCGTTCACCTACATCAGTCAGGCCCATTCCATCACCCGCTTCAGCCGCGCCCATTCTATCACCTGCTTCAGCCAGGCCCACTCCATCACCCGCTCCAGCCGGGCTTTCTACGTCTACTACTCCATCACGAAGACCTCAGAATGATCTTAAGGGTGCTTCAGCTTCAGGCTTGCCACCACCCTCACGTAGACTTTGTCGGGTCAGTTCTTCTTCTACCGGGCCACCTCCGGAGGTACACGAGGATGATCTGGTGCGAGGGCCAGAGCCTGTTTGGTACCCTGGTAGGCCCGTAGATGCCTCTCTACTTACTGGATATGCAAATCATGCTGCGAGACGTATATGGGATGGAACTGTAAGTTTTATTTGATagttacatatttatttattttcttcagcTCTCACCTTGATTATTACTGAccgtttaaattttttataaaatcccAGAGGTTCTACAACCATGGGCAGAAGATTAGGGATCTCGCGCAGCCTGGCCAGCCATGATTTCAAGAGGTACTTGCAGCTTCAGGCTTGAGGGACCTTTGTACGCTCGGCTACCATACTATACATAATGGTATGCTTGCAGCCTTTATGGAATTACTATCACCATAGATGATGTGGCATGCCTGCTTCATCTACCTATTAGAGGTACCCTCTTTCGTCACAGTGGGATGACGAAAGCAGAAGCTCAAAAGATGCTGATTGTTGAGCTGGGGGCTGATCCTGATGATGCCCTTGAGGAGGTCGAGAGGACTCAAGGGGGCCATGTTAGGTTTAGCTTCCTTCAGACGCAGTATGACTTAGAGCTCACTGCGGCACACCAGGCTGAGGGAGATGACTTGGAGCAGGCTAAGCATAGAGAGCGGGCGCTGAGGTGTTACTTCCTATGTTTGATAGGCACCCAGCTATTTATGGACACGAGCTCGACGTACACAGATGTCGTATACCTTACGTACTTATCGGATATAGCAagtatccatgagtacaactggggagCGGCTGTACTGGTGTACAATTACTACAGACTGGGAGAGGGATGCCTGTGGAAGGCAAGAACTGTGGCGGGCAGCTGTACACttttagtggtaacaatcttatactcTTCtactcttttatattttttaatagtacTTTAAAATAATCGTGTTTTGTTGTTTCAGGCTTGGATACTACAACACTTCCTAGACATTATTGGCTGGGAAGAGGTGTCCACCTACACAGAGGTCATGTCGCGTGCCAGTCGTTTCATCCCCCGCAGAGGGAACCAGAATCCGAATCCATACAGGCGCGGTCTTGACCGCATGGCCGCCGAGGACATCAGGTATGACTGCTATGTTGCGCAACGGGAGACGGTTCCGTTTGACGAGATAGCTCTGTACTCCGGATGGTTGGCCGCCAGCTCGACCATTGTTGTACGCTATATTCCGGAGCGCATCATACGAGTGTTCAGATTTGAGCAGACGATACCTCACGATCCTACTGCCTCAGCTCCTATCTCCATGACCCGCATGCAGTTAGAGGAGATCTTCGTAGATTGGGAGCAGCACGTGGTCCCTGAAGAGGCACGGGCGACATCATGAGAGCACGATTGGAGCTGTGCCGAGGGATACATCTCTTGGTACTACAAAGTCTCACACCCTTACATTCCTCCAACTGTCGGGGGAGGTCCGCCTAAACCAGGCCACGAGGAGATTCTTCGTGCGCATCAGGCTCAATTGGACCACACTCTGGATCTTCTTCCTCTGTGTTATTAGATAGCTGACAGGGGCCTCAGAGCTATTGTAGAGGGTTCTTCCCGGAGGGGACTGCTCATAGGCGTGTCCTGGATGATATGATCAGGATGGTAGAGAGTGCATTTTTGTACCGTCGATATTGAGCCAGGACCCGAGGGACACTTGACGCCATGAGTAGAGCCAGCAGAGCCCTTGGTGGACTCGGAGGCGAAGACGGAGCTGGAGGACAAGGCCAGGACGGTACGCAGGATGCTATCCGGCATACTCAGTAGTTTTTTTATAATGTATTTATAAttgatttgtttatgtatttttgaTGATGTTCTCGACTATTGGTTTGGATTATGTATTTGACCGACATTATttatagggttaatagtaattcacccccctgtaatgttagcgaattttgcgtttcccccctccctacctcttggcaacggttttttcaaaaaaaatcgttGGCAAAACCTGCTTTTGGCAACAttggggggtaaaccgaaactcgctcatattacagggggtaaactactattaacccttattTATATATGGTATTTTTATTGGCTGATGCATTGTTGTCTTTATATGTaattcttaattaaaaatgtGTGTGTTTAAAAAATGGAGTTTTAAACGGGAAGTATACCATTAACCGTTATTTTCCTTGTGATGTATTGCGATGTTTGAGTGGACTAATTGTGTTGATCTGTCGTTGTTGAATCGTTGTTGTCGATTGGTTATTGTGATATATTGTGATGTGGTGATGCTACTACTTTGTGAATTATTGTGAAATGCAGGAAATAAAGTGACGACGAATTACCTCTAATTATTGGTAATATTTGCGacataggcgtatgcctcgtgacgattttGTCGTGATTATATTtgtgatgttgcattcattgagtcgCATATGAATTCACCAAATTCATATTATACATAACCAAAACACAAGTTTCATGTATAagttcattttttattcaaaacctatccaaacattattgaataaattattagaATACATGAAAACCCATCTTAAATCATAAGCATACAAGATCCCAAGTCAAATcatcaaaatcacaaaatttTCCAGATCAGGCTGCGCTACGCGCCCAGACTACCGCGCTACGTGTGCTGCGTTTTATAAAATGGTTCgtttatttttcaagattatgCTACGCACGCTCCACCGTGCAACACGCCCTCTgcgatattttgaaaaaatccaatttttgacagCAGTTCCGAAAATCACTTTTAACCAACAAAAGTTCATccaaacaacaattaaccatatatataaggttcctaatcatgtttctaaccatgggtcatcattataacatcattaaacataattaatttaCAAAATCTCATAGATTTACTCAAACCCTAACATATGAAATTATGAGGAATTGAGAGATGAAAACCTAAGCATACTACTACCCATAGCATGTTATACcatacccataataataaggattctcccctcCTTAGGTTAAATCTCCTTCTATTTTTAGTTAcctttttctcctctttctcttatCTTCTCTTGAGctctctcttttctcttcttttaccAAAATGAAAACTATGAGAATGACCTAATTCTCTTACTATCATTCTCTTAAGTTAATGGGCTTAGCTACCCATTCCATCCTATTATATATATTCTCAACTATTGAGCTCAATAGCTATTAACTCATTATTATACCAATAGTTCAATTAACCCTATTAGCATAATAACACATAATTAGTTAATTATCacaccaaataataattaaataattatactaataataaaatagctatcaaataaataaaatagaaaaattgggATATTACAAGACGCCCTCGGCATCTTCATTCGAGGGAACCGATATACTTTTATCAGGTTATCTGCAACCTGTTTAGCAGATGCCAATTAAGACCACC from Vicia villosa cultivar HV-30 ecotype Madison, WI linkage group LG4, Vvil1.0, whole genome shotgun sequence encodes the following:
- the LOC131596855 gene encoding uncharacterized protein LOC131596855, which translates into the protein MTKAEAQKMLIVELGADPDDALEEVERTQGGHVRFSFLQTQYDLELTAAHQAEGDDLEQAKHRERALRCYFLCLIGTQLFMDTSSTYTDVVYLTYLSDIASIHEYNWGAAVLVYNYYRLGEGCLWKAWILQHFLDIIGWEEVSTYTEVMSRASRFIPRRGNQNPNPYRRGLDRMAAEDIRYDCYVAQRETVPFDEIALYSGWLAASSTIVVRYIPERIIRVFRFEQTIPHDPTASAPISMTRMQLEEIFVDWEQHVVPEEARATS
- the LOC131594624 gene encoding cyclin-T1-4-like isoform X2; translation: MAGLLLGDASQQGAHQVGSQRYSEEKPEDGSRWYFSRKEIEENSPSQGDGIDLKKETYLRKSYCTFLQDLGMRLKVPQVTIATAIIFCHRFFLRQSHAKNDRRTVATVCMFLAGKVEETPRPLKDVILVSYEIINKKDPTAVQRIKQKEVYEQQKELILLAERVVLATLGFDFNVHHPYKPLVEAIKKFKVAQNALAQVAWNFVNDGLRTSLCLQFKPHHIAAGAIFLAAKFLKVKLPSDGEKVWWQEFDVTPRQLEGWCLFFRY